Proteins encoded within one genomic window of Gloeobacter kilaueensis JS1:
- a CDS encoding TPR repeat-containing protein: METKDNLQLLIETAARKHHLGDIPGALDEYNRAIEREPDDPFLYGSRGFFYLAARQRAAAKVDFARALELLQPLLQTEEAQVPPRHPFSRVRVSHRMLKNALANLR, translated from the coding sequence ATGGAAACAAAGGACAATTTGCAACTGCTCATCGAAACAGCGGCAAGAAAACACCACCTGGGAGACATACCCGGTGCCCTCGATGAATACAACAGAGCGATCGAGCGCGAACCGGACGATCCGTTTTTGTATGGTTCGCGAGGATTTTTCTATCTTGCAGCCAGGCAAAGGGCGGCGGCGAAGGTCGATTTTGCCAGGGCGCTTGAGCTATTGCAGCCGCTCCTGCAGACCGAGGAGGCACAGGTTCCCCCCAGGCACCCCTTCAGCCGGGTACGGGTTTCTCATCGAATGCTCAAAAATGCACTTGCAAATCTCCGCTGA
- a CDS encoding choice-of-anchor tandem repeat GloVer-containing protein: MSLLLAPALGLTALSSRAEAGTFTSLYSFCADLTICVDGSFPNDLLQGSDGNFYGTTAGGGNFSAGTVFKVTPDGSLSTLYTFTGDIDGSTPNALAKGKGSKFFYGTTQVGGNPDASSGTVFKIDTAGNLSTLYTFTGASDGGNPLAAPTLGSGYALYGTTSAGGQFGAGTIYKFLPNSSVSALGSFNFNNGSGSSAELLSTGKNNFVGTSTIGGQFGLGNIYQVNAKGKVTSLYSFTGGSDGELPNAGLILGADGNYYGTTEEGGDLGLGTIFQVSPIGTLTTLYTFSGPDGASPTSALVLGSDGNFYGTTSSGGDFGFGTIFQLTPDGTFTVLYSFNSTDGAAPNTLLLASDGAFYSTTTSGGLYGQGTIFKFQP; the protein is encoded by the coding sequence TTGTCCCTCCTTCTGGCACCAGCTCTCGGTCTGACGGCACTTTCCAGCCGCGCTGAGGCAGGTACTTTTACTTCCCTTTATTCGTTCTGCGCCGATCTCACCATCTGCGTCGATGGGTCGTTCCCCAACGACCTGCTGCAGGGCAGCGACGGCAACTTCTACGGCACGACAGCGGGAGGCGGTAATTTTTCCGCCGGTACCGTCTTCAAAGTAACGCCGGACGGCAGCCTGAGCACCCTCTATACCTTCACCGGCGACATCGACGGTTCTACGCCCAACGCCCTTGCGAAGGGCAAGGGCAGCAAGTTCTTCTACGGCACCACCCAGGTTGGCGGCAACCCGGATGCCTCCAGCGGCACCGTCTTTAAGATCGATACCGCTGGCAATCTGAGTACTCTTTACACCTTCACAGGCGCTAGCGATGGCGGCAACCCCCTCGCTGCACCGACCCTCGGCAGCGGCTACGCTCTGTACGGCACGACCTCAGCTGGAGGCCAGTTCGGAGCCGGTACGATCTACAAGTTCCTGCCGAACAGCAGCGTGAGCGCTCTGGGCTCGTTTAACTTCAACAACGGCAGTGGTTCATCTGCCGAATTGCTCAGCACCGGGAAGAACAACTTTGTTGGCACCTCCACGATCGGTGGACAATTTGGCCTCGGCAATATCTACCAGGTCAATGCCAAGGGCAAAGTCACGAGCCTCTACTCGTTTACCGGTGGCAGCGACGGTGAGTTGCCCAACGCCGGTCTCATCCTCGGCGCTGACGGCAACTACTACGGCACCACCGAAGAGGGCGGGGATCTGGGCCTCGGCACGATCTTCCAGGTATCGCCGATCGGCACCCTGACGACGCTCTACACCTTCAGCGGCCCCGACGGAGCGAGCCCTACCAGCGCTCTGGTGCTGGGGAGTGACGGCAACTTCTATGGCACCACCAGCAGCGGCGGTGACTTTGGCTTCGGCACGATCTTCCAGCTCACGCCCGATGGCACCTTCACTGTCCTCTATTCATTCAACAGCACCGACGGTGCCGCGCCCAACACGCTGCTGCTGGCGAGCGACGGTGCCTTCTACAGCACGACGACGAGCGGTGGCCTCTACGGCCAGGGCACGATCTTCAAGTTCCAGCCTTGA
- a CDS encoding TonB-dependent receptor plug domain-containing protein yields MRSLSVGECVKVMYQLSQKNSAVDLRKLRRYTPLVCLAWLTSLAALPVQAEQPPVVARATVNDTTVSKVKDLAHTASVNAKDLVQQQEEQALFALAPEPVQAQLLDPASTPLELAQQAKPSQAPAAGSTDGTDETDLLEDVTVTGTRTRRPELETPTTVYTVDRKDIEATGASTVNDVLKLIPNVTALDSLGGVNSETSTYIRGLDTRRILFLIDGAPIIRAADNRAADIGRTPVVNVERIEVITGGATLKYSSDAIAGVINVITQVPSGPPKVRVNTTNGSFGYSQYRIDLSGSNGIGKDQEGFFGYNLGYERRSALNNFSGNYYQDPVGAGIQVANSISFLDPDGFAKIFPEFDPKKGAQIGSLQLFQNPVKIPSVTSGAYTFNDFYYSKFVYKPAVDHTITFNFTQLNSHLGDQFALPNAANKCYIVPPPQVLGGNLYRILPIATNPFRNLVQKLNDSGSGDQALYNLQQLAAQGDQNAQQIVKGYALCTYLPQYTAPVYNASFGGFVTPASQYSTFGGLGDQREDDTSARFAWDWKINKTDTLSAQFSYYGSFFDYPSALGTQFVSSRSMDGQLRYTAQPLDDFSLNMGAEFTTLRYNAVPELGAGPDGVPRNVPGNSVGFILYFPYDREINRWSVFFTGELKSPDKAFTLDFGARMTNDNYFGTYTTPGVAMRYNFSGSSEPEPVSLRANWTASVKTPGLAQLFGYGASNTSLPQDYYAPNPYLKPELGTVYDIGLDIKLSPTSLLRATYYRVDIKNYLLDNVFVNLDNIPGAPNDVVAPFITINTQAYRSSGWEFAFDWQIIPELGFKLASAITDAQPVGDQLSDTYTDPTTGKVRPVPDAGVQSGYYYGYNALDVPFNSTTVSLRYGTPSGFNVALTGQLIGRRPRLYGNNYYPDYAKWDLTFKAPISRNVALTGGVFNIFNDQSPLADSSFKLGTLLSPPTSFRIGVEATFDVASSFGKEGSSEGK; encoded by the coding sequence TTGCGTTCATTATCTGTTGGGGAGTGCGTGAAAGTCATGTATCAGTTGAGCCAAAAAAATAGTGCTGTTGATTTGAGAAAGCTCCGGCGCTACACGCCGCTGGTCTGCCTGGCGTGGCTGACCAGTTTGGCAGCACTGCCGGTCCAGGCCGAACAGCCGCCTGTCGTCGCTCGCGCCACTGTTAACGATACGACCGTCAGCAAAGTCAAAGACCTCGCCCACACCGCTTCTGTCAATGCCAAAGACCTTGTGCAGCAGCAGGAAGAGCAGGCGCTGTTCGCCCTTGCTCCTGAGCCTGTGCAGGCCCAACTGCTCGACCCGGCTTCGACTCCCTTAGAGCTTGCCCAACAGGCAAAGCCGTCCCAGGCTCCTGCCGCCGGCAGCACCGATGGAACGGATGAGACGGATCTGCTCGAAGATGTGACGGTGACCGGCACCCGCACCCGCAGGCCGGAGTTGGAGACGCCTACTACGGTTTACACGGTCGATAGAAAGGACATTGAGGCGACCGGGGCTTCGACCGTAAACGATGTGCTCAAGCTCATTCCCAACGTCACCGCCCTCGACTCACTCGGCGGTGTCAACTCCGAGACGAGCACCTATATCCGTGGCCTGGACACGCGCCGCATCCTGTTTTTGATCGACGGCGCGCCGATTATTCGTGCCGCCGACAACCGTGCGGCTGACATCGGTAGAACACCGGTGGTCAATGTCGAGCGCATCGAAGTCATCACCGGTGGTGCGACGCTCAAGTACAGCTCCGATGCAATTGCCGGGGTGATCAACGTGATCACTCAGGTACCGAGTGGGCCGCCCAAAGTCAGGGTGAACACCACCAACGGCAGCTTTGGTTACAGTCAGTACCGCATCGATCTTTCAGGCAGCAACGGCATTGGCAAAGATCAGGAAGGCTTCTTCGGCTACAACCTCGGTTACGAGCGTCGCAGTGCCCTTAACAACTTCAGTGGCAACTATTATCAGGATCCTGTCGGTGCAGGCATACAGGTAGCTAATTCTATTTCTTTCTTAGATCCTGATGGCTTCGCTAAAATATTTCCTGAATTCGACCCGAAGAAGGGTGCTCAAATTGGTAGTCTTCAGCTCTTTCAGAACCCTGTAAAAATTCCGAGTGTCACTTCAGGAGCCTATACCTTCAACGACTTTTACTACAGCAAGTTTGTCTACAAGCCTGCGGTAGATCACACGATCACCTTCAACTTTACTCAGCTAAATTCTCACCTGGGCGATCAGTTTGCTCTGCCCAATGCTGCCAATAAGTGCTACATTGTTCCGCCACCTCAAGTATTGGGCGGCAATCTCTACCGGATCCTTCCAATCGCTACCAATCCCTTCAGAAATCTCGTTCAAAAATTGAACGATTCTGGAAGCGGAGATCAAGCTCTGTATAATCTTCAGCAGCTGGCAGCTCAGGGTGACCAAAACGCACAGCAGATAGTCAAAGGTTATGCGCTATGCACCTACTTGCCTCAGTATACAGCTCCTGTATACAATGCTTCTTTTGGTGGTTTTGTCACTCCCGCCTCACAGTACTCAACTTTCGGTGGCCTCGGTGATCAGCGGGAAGATGACACGAGTGCCCGCTTTGCTTGGGACTGGAAGATCAACAAGACCGACACTCTCAGCGCTCAATTCTCTTACTATGGCTCGTTCTTCGACTATCCCTCGGCTCTGGGTACGCAGTTTGTCTCCAGTCGCTCAATGGATGGGCAGTTGCGCTACACAGCCCAACCCCTCGACGACTTCTCTTTGAATATGGGTGCAGAGTTTACGACTTTGCGCTACAACGCGGTACCCGAGCTTGGCGCAGGTCCTGATGGAGTTCCACGGAACGTGCCTGGGAACTCAGTTGGTTTCATTCTTTACTTTCCCTACGACCGTGAAATCAACCGCTGGTCTGTCTTTTTTACAGGTGAGCTAAAGAGCCCCGATAAAGCTTTCACCCTCGATTTCGGTGCCCGCATGACCAACGACAACTACTTCGGCACCTACACCACGCCCGGCGTTGCCATGCGGTACAACTTTAGCGGTTCTTCCGAGCCGGAGCCCGTGTCTTTGCGCGCCAATTGGACAGCGAGCGTCAAAACTCCCGGTCTGGCTCAACTATTTGGCTATGGAGCTTCCAATACCTCACTTCCCCAAGACTACTACGCTCCCAATCCATATCTTAAGCCAGAACTTGGGACAGTGTACGACATTGGCCTGGATATTAAACTCAGCCCTACTTCCTTGTTGCGTGCAACTTACTACCGGGTAGATATCAAGAACTATCTGCTCGACAACGTGTTTGTCAACCTCGACAATATTCCTGGCGCTCCTAATGATGTTGTAGCCCCCTTTATCACTATCAACACCCAGGCGTACCGCAGCTCGGGCTGGGAGTTTGCCTTCGATTGGCAGATCATTCCTGAACTCGGTTTCAAACTCGCCAGCGCGATCACCGACGCGCAACCGGTGGGCGACCAGCTCAGCGATACCTACACCGACCCGACCACTGGCAAGGTAAGACCGGTGCCGGATGCCGGAGTTCAAAGCGGCTACTACTACGGCTACAACGCCCTGGACGTGCCCTTCAACAGCACTACCGTCAGCCTGCGCTACGGCACACCCAGCGGCTTTAACGTTGCCCTCACCGGTCAGTTGATTGGCAGACGACCCCGCCTCTATGGCAACAACTACTATCCGGACTACGCCAAGTGGGATCTCACTTTCAAGGCTCCGATCAGCCGCAATGTCGCCCTCACTGGCGGTGTGTTCAACATCTTCAACGACCAGAGTCCGCTTGCTGATTCTTCCTTCAAACTGGGCACGCTGCTCTCGCCGCCGACGAGCTTTCGCATCGGCGTAGAGGCGACGTTTGATGTTGCCAGCAGCTTCGGAAAAGAAGGTAGCAGCGAGGGCAAATAA
- a CDS encoding DUF6888 family protein yields the protein MITGYYQPIVLVSYDQRIDRLYILAGQDLQVLIYPNGDWRIIR from the coding sequence ATGATTACCGGCTACTATCAGCCCATCGTTCTAGTCTCTTATGACCAGCGCATCGACCGGCTTTACATCCTTGCGGGCCAAGATCTGCAAGTACTTATCTATCCCAATGGCGATTGGAGGATAATCCGATGA
- a CDS encoding DUF6887 family protein — protein MNRRTFQQMDDSELRAYVLAHRSDEQALHALIQRLDARPGEVYPADDFSALEKILKDEQPGSEKK, from the coding sequence ATGAACCGACGTACCTTTCAGCAGATGGACGACAGTGAATTGCGCGCCTATGTGCTGGCTCATCGTTCGGACGAGCAAGCCCTGCACGCCCTTATCCAGCGCCTAGATGCCCGGCCCGGTGAGGTCTATCCCGCTGATGACTTTTCGGCTTTGGAGAAAATACTCAAGGACGAGCAGCCAGGTTCCGAAAAGAAGTAG
- a CDS encoding Uma2 family endonuclease encodes MLTKSKEPYFSADEYLQIEEQSPIKHEYVDGQLYALVGASQNHNTLAANLLSALMQHLRGSGCRVFMSDIKVRIEQRNRFFYPDVVVTCDQRERETPLYLRYPKLVVEVLSDSSEAYDRGAKFLDYQTLESLQEYVLISTKEQLVQCFRRSEPGLWVLQSYTQEDKVYQIGSLHFSKTLEELYENVSF; translated from the coding sequence ATGCTTACCAAATCTAAAGAACCCTACTTTTCAGCCGATGAGTATCTGCAGATCGAAGAGCAGAGCCCGATAAAACACGAGTACGTCGATGGTCAACTCTACGCTCTGGTTGGAGCCAGCCAGAACCATAACACACTGGCGGCCAACCTCCTCTCTGCTTTGATGCAACATCTGCGGGGTTCTGGGTGTCGCGTCTTTATGTCCGACATAAAAGTCCGCATCGAGCAGCGCAATCGCTTCTTTTATCCAGATGTGGTCGTCACCTGTGACCAACGCGAGCGCGAGACGCCCTTGTACCTGCGCTATCCTAAGCTTGTGGTAGAAGTCCTGTCTGATTCCTCAGAAGCCTACGACCGTGGGGCAAAGTTTCTAGATTACCAGACGCTTGAAAGCCTTCAAGAGTACGTTTTGATCAGCACAAAAGAGCAACTCGTTCAATGCTTCAGGCGCAGTGAACCGGGTTTGTGGGTGTTGCAATCTTATACCCAGGAAGACAAGGTATACCAGATTGGTAGCCTCCACTTTTCTAAAACGCTCGAAGAACTGTACGAAAACGTATCTTTTTAA
- a CDS encoding tetratricopeptide repeat protein — translation MGLILQQSGHPDGALQCLTRATTLRPNWTEAHYNLGMLLQALGRLEEAARCYRRVLSLEPGQIGALNNLGNILFATGQTSAAIRQFRQVLRRQPNLAAVHYGILRVLGIEALVAADEAEYVALAVKLGWIKIGGLTCGRPSSSAWIDSSTTASA, via the coding sequence ATGGGTTTAATCTTGCAACAAAGTGGTCACCCCGACGGTGCGCTGCAGTGTCTGACGCGGGCAACAACCTTGCGCCCCAACTGGACTGAGGCCCACTACAACCTCGGGATGCTGCTGCAGGCTCTCGGTCGGCTGGAGGAAGCGGCCCGCTGCTACCGCCGGGTACTCTCCCTCGAACCGGGACAGATCGGAGCGCTCAACAACCTGGGCAACATCCTGTTTGCCACAGGCCAGACGAGCGCGGCAATTCGCCAGTTCCGTCAGGTGTTGCGCCGGCAGCCCAACCTGGCGGCAGTGCATTACGGCATATTGCGCGTGTTGGGCATCGAGGCGCTGGTTGCAGCGGACGAGGCCGAATACGTTGCCCTCGCCGTAAAACTTGGCTGGATAAAGATTGGCGGGCTTACCTGCGGCAGGCCATCCTCGAGCGCCTGGATCGACTCTTCGACGACCGCGAGTGCGTAG
- a CDS encoding ABC transporter ATP-binding protein: MIQLENIVKNYQLGEVSVPVLRGIDLTIATGEYTAIMGVSGSGKSTLMNIIGCLDRPGSGRYRLAGQDVTELDDDELAEVRNRRIGFVFQQFNLLPRLSALENVMLPMIYAGYSKAERREQAELALVQVGLAERLANRPSQLSGGQQQRVAIARALVNQPALLLADEPTGALDTRTSDEVMALLTGLNDQGITIVIVTHEHEVAERTRRIIRVQDGAIVGDER; this comes from the coding sequence ATGATTCAACTGGAAAACATCGTCAAGAACTACCAGCTCGGCGAAGTGAGCGTCCCGGTTCTGCGCGGCATCGACCTTACAATTGCGACGGGCGAGTACACGGCGATCATGGGCGTCTCCGGCTCCGGCAAGTCCACCTTGATGAATATCATTGGCTGCCTGGACCGGCCCGGCTCGGGGCGCTACCGGCTCGCCGGTCAGGATGTCACCGAACTGGACGACGACGAGCTGGCCGAGGTGCGCAACCGGCGCATCGGCTTCGTCTTTCAGCAGTTCAACTTGCTGCCGCGCCTGAGCGCTCTCGAAAATGTCATGCTTCCTATGATCTACGCCGGTTACTCCAAGGCAGAGCGGCGCGAGCAGGCGGAACTGGCTCTCGTGCAGGTGGGGCTCGCCGAGCGGCTTGCCAACCGGCCCAGTCAGCTCTCGGGCGGTCAGCAACAGCGGGTAGCGATCGCCCGTGCCCTCGTCAACCAGCCAGCTTTGTTGCTGGCGGACGAACCCACCGGTGCCCTCGACACCCGCACCAGCGACGAGGTGATGGCGCTGCTCACGGGCCTCAACGACCAGGGAATCACGATCGTAATCGTCACCCACGAACACGAGGTCGCCGAGCGCACCCGCCGGATCATCCGGGTGCAGGACGGGGCGATCGTAGGCGACGAGCGGTAG
- a CDS encoding B12-binding domain-containing radical SAM protein, producing the protein MKALLLWPSMPNSFWSYRETLALAGLRSTNPPLGLITVAALLPADWQIRFADRNIRAESEADWQWCDLVLISAMIVQQEDFACLIEKGVALGKKVAVGGPFATSVPEFALKAGAHYLILDEGECTVPLFLEALARGEERGIFRATSKPDVTQTPPPRFDLLDLDAYMAITVQFSRGCPFQCEFCDIINLFGRKPRTKSPEQMLAELEMLYRMGWNRYVFLVDDNFIGNTRNAKIFLRALIPWMEERHYPFILLTEASLNLAEDMELVELMVKAGFTTVFMGIETPDTDSLFGIHKLQNTRHPLVESCHRITAAGLQIMAGFIMGFDGEKAGAGERIRAFIEQTNIPQCQFSLLQALQNTALWQRLEGEHRLVDGLGTFHQGALMNFVPTRPVEQIVEEYIAAFWQIYDPPAYLRRTFQHFLLMNGWRGKSRRPTGRAEWRLFFALLWRQGVMRSTRWRFWWQLLVIAARKPRLLFDYLIALGAGEHFFSYRHQVRAQLRAQLEEVRRSKQMAGVSA; encoded by the coding sequence ATGAAAGCTCTGCTGCTCTGGCCTTCGATGCCCAATTCTTTCTGGTCTTACCGTGAAACCCTTGCCCTGGCTGGGCTGCGCTCTACCAACCCGCCGCTGGGGCTCATCACCGTCGCCGCTTTGCTGCCTGCCGACTGGCAGATCCGCTTCGCGGATCGCAATATCCGAGCTGAGAGCGAGGCAGACTGGCAGTGGTGCGATCTGGTCTTGATTTCGGCGATGATCGTCCAGCAGGAGGACTTTGCCTGCTTGATTGAAAAAGGCGTTGCCCTCGGCAAGAAAGTGGCCGTGGGCGGTCCTTTTGCGACCTCGGTGCCCGAATTTGCCCTGAAAGCCGGTGCCCACTACCTGATTCTCGACGAGGGCGAGTGTACGGTGCCGCTATTTCTGGAGGCGCTGGCGCGGGGCGAGGAGCGGGGCATCTTTCGAGCCACCAGCAAGCCGGATGTCACCCAGACGCCGCCGCCCCGCTTCGACCTGCTGGATCTAGACGCCTACATGGCGATCACCGTCCAGTTCTCGCGCGGTTGCCCGTTTCAGTGCGAATTTTGTGACATCATCAACCTCTTCGGTCGCAAACCGCGCACCAAGAGCCCCGAGCAGATGCTCGCCGAACTGGAAATGCTCTACCGGATGGGCTGGAACCGCTACGTCTTTCTGGTAGACGACAACTTTATCGGCAACACCCGCAACGCCAAGATCTTCTTGCGCGCCCTGATTCCCTGGATGGAGGAGCGCCACTATCCGTTCATCCTGCTCACCGAAGCTTCCCTCAACCTGGCGGAGGATATGGAACTGGTGGAGCTGATGGTCAAAGCGGGCTTCACCACGGTGTTCATGGGCATCGAGACGCCGGACACCGACAGCCTGTTCGGCATCCACAAACTGCAGAACACCCGCCATCCCCTCGTCGAATCGTGCCACAGGATCACAGCGGCGGGCCTGCAGATCATGGCCGGATTCATCATGGGCTTCGACGGCGAAAAAGCCGGAGCTGGAGAGCGCATCCGGGCCTTCATCGAACAGACAAATATCCCCCAGTGCCAGTTCAGCCTGCTGCAGGCGCTGCAGAACACGGCCCTCTGGCAGCGGCTGGAGGGTGAACATCGCCTGGTCGATGGCCTGGGCACCTTTCACCAGGGGGCATTGATGAACTTTGTGCCCACCCGGCCCGTCGAGCAGATCGTCGAAGAATATATCGCCGCCTTCTGGCAGATCTACGACCCGCCCGCCTACCTGCGGCGGACCTTTCAGCATTTTCTTTTGATGAACGGCTGGCGCGGCAAAAGCCGCAGACCCACAGGCCGGGCAGAATGGCGGCTATTTTTTGCCCTCCTCTGGCGGCAGGGGGTGATGCGCTCGACGCGCTGGCGCTTCTGGTGGCAGTTGCTGGTTATCGCCGCTCGCAAACCGCGCCTGCTCTTTGACTACTTGATCGCCCTCGGGGCAGGCGAGCACTTTTTTAGCTACCGCCATCAGGTGCGCGCCCAACTGCGCGCCCAACTGGAGGAGGTGCGCCGCTCAAAGCAGATGGCCGGAGTATCAGCTTGA
- a CDS encoding alr0857 family protein, which yields MLKIIYTETGLHVEIVDQPIAAFVRDRLAIENSVGAQLAVESGWASLLVGHLPGVAALAAQPGIAVSRADDQSIEVSFSGIWLAGAAEAEEGVFVAELPGDLEERLAALWRTLCSCRIVP from the coding sequence ATGTTAAAGATTATCTATACCGAAACTGGCCTGCACGTCGAGATCGTCGATCAGCCGATCGCCGCCTTCGTGCGCGATCGGCTCGCGATCGAAAATTCCGTTGGGGCACAGCTTGCCGTCGAATCGGGCTGGGCTTCGCTTTTAGTGGGTCACCTTCCCGGTGTGGCGGCTCTCGCGGCTCAGCCGGGGATCGCTGTAAGCCGGGCCGACGACCAGTCGATCGAAGTGAGCTTCAGCGGGATCTGGCTTGCCGGGGCCGCCGAAGCGGAGGAAGGCGTCTTCGTCGCCGAGTTGCCGGGGGATCTGGAGGAGCGCCTCGCGGCTCTCTGGCGCACGCTATGCTCTTGCAGGATAGTCCCATAA